In Candidatus Margulisiibacteriota bacterium, a single window of DNA contains:
- a CDS encoding HGGxSTG domain-containing protein yields the protein MQCTAKSKRSGVQCRNRAILGKDKCRMHGGKTPIKSGLYSKYAMKGLAEKIEEASNDKKLTDVRALIAVQASLMNSYLEKYKFAKAIGQEEIEVLMTISDTIGKNIERLNKIENGETFNVKIDVVQRFVLKAFEIIKIFIPDAKTREACGAALMKAGVA from the coding sequence GGCCAAGAGCAAGCGGAGCGGGGTGCAATGTCGTAACCGGGCGATCCTCGGCAAGGATAAGTGCCGGATGCACGGCGGCAAGACCCCGATCAAGAGCGGCCTCTACTCCAAGTACGCGATGAAAGGCCTGGCCGAGAAGATCGAAGAAGCCTCGAACGACAAAAAGTTGACCGATGTTCGGGCGCTCATCGCCGTTCAGGCCAGCCTCATGAACTCTTACCTTGAAAAGTACAAGTTTGCCAAAGCGATCGGGCAGGAGGAGATCGAGGTCTTGATGACTATTTCCGATACGATCGGCAAAAACATCGAGCGGCTGAACAAGATCGAGAATGGCGAGACCTTTAACGTCAAGATCGACGTCGTTCAGCGGTTCGTCCTCAAAGCGTTCGAGATCATCAAGATCTTTATCCCGGATGCCAAAACCCGGGAGGCGTGCGGCGCGGCGCTGATGAAGGCGGGGGTTGCATGA